From Prionailurus viverrinus isolate Anna chromosome B2, UM_Priviv_1.0, whole genome shotgun sequence, the proteins below share one genomic window:
- the RING1 gene encoding E3 ubiquitin-protein ligase RING1 → MTTPANAQNASKTWELSLYELHRTPQEAIMDGTEIAVSPRSLHSELMCPICLDMLKNTMTTKECLHRFCSDCIVTALRSGNKECPTCRKKLVSKRSLRPDPNFDALISKIYPSREEYEAHQDRVLIRLSRLHNQQALSSSIEEGLRMQAMHRAQRVRRPMPGSDQTTTMSGGEGEPGEGEGDGEDVSSDSAPDSAPGPAPKRPRGGGAGGSSVGTGGGGTGGVGGGAGSEDSGDRGGTLGGGTLGPPSPPGAPSPPEPGGEIELVFRPHPLLVEKGEYCQTRYVKTTGNATVDHLSKYLALRIALERRQQQEAGEPGGPGGGASDAGGPDGGGGEGGGTGGGDGPEEPALPSLEGVSEKQYTIYIAPGGGAFTTLNGSLTLELVNEKFWKVSRPLELCYAPTKDPK, encoded by the exons ATGACGACGCCGGCGAATGCCCAGAATGCCAGCAAAACGTGGGAACTGAGTCTATACGAGCTCCACCGGACCCCGCAG GAAGCCATCATGGATGGCACAGAGATTGCGGTTTCCCCTCGGTCACTGCATTCAGAACTCATGTGCCCCATCTGCCTGGACatgctgaagaatacaatgaccACCAAGGAGTGCCTCCACCGATTCTGCTCCGACTGTATTGTCACGGCCCTGCGGAGCGG gaACAAGGAGTGCCCTACCTGCCGCAAGAAGCTGGTATCCAAGCGGTCTCTGCGGCCAGATCCCAACTTTGATGCCCTGATCTCTAAGATCTATCCCAGCCGGGAGGAATATGAGGCCCACCAAGACCGGGTGCTCATCCGCCTCAGTCGCCTGCACAACCAACAGGCACTGAGCTCCAGCATTGAAGAGGGGCTGCGCATGCAGGCCATGCACAG GGCCCAGCGTGTGAGGCGGCCGATGCCCGGGTCAGATCAGACCACCACgatgagtgggggggaaggagagcctggggagggagagggggatggagagGATGTGAGCTCAGACTCTGCCCCTGactctgccccaggccctgctccCAAGCGACCCCGTGGCGGGGGTGCAGGGGGGAGCAGTGTAGGGACAGGGGGAGGTGGCAccggcggggtgggtgggggcgccGGTTCTGAAGACTCTGGTGACCGGGGAGGGACTTTGGGAGGGGGAACCCTAGGCCCCCCAAGCCCTCCTGGGGCCCCCAGTCCCCCGGAGCCAGGCGGAGAAATTGAGCTCGTGTTCCGGCCCCACCCCCTGCTCGTGGAGAAGGGAGAATACTGCCAGACTAG GTATGTGAAGACAACTGGGAATGCTACAGTGGACCATCTTTCCAAGTACTTGGCCCTGCGTATTGCCCTTGAGCGGAGGCAGCAGCAAGAAGCCGGGGAGCCAGGAGGGCCTGGAGGGGGCGCCTCTGATGCCGGGGGACCTGatgggggtggtggagagggtGGGGGTACCGGAGGAGGTGACGGCCCTGAGGAGCCTGCCTTGCCCAGTCTGGAAGGTGTCAGTGAAAAGCAGTACACCATCTACATCGCCCCCGGGGGTGGAGCTTTCACG ACACTGAATGGCTCGCTGACCCTGGAACTGGTGAATGAGAAGTTCTGGAAGGTGTCCCGGCCACTGGAGCTTTGCTATGCCCCCACCAAGGATCCAAAGTGA